In the genome of Nymphaea colorata isolate Beijing-Zhang1983 chromosome 9, ASM883128v2, whole genome shotgun sequence, one region contains:
- the LOC116260440 gene encoding heptahelical transmembrane protein ADIPOR2-like, which translates to MGSVMDREVVCRRKGKGEREESVMEGRKGDEGKKRFERRLVKYEALPEYLKDNEFILDYYRAEWPLKEAILSIFSWHNETLNIWTHLAGFFLFLILTIIGLLQTPELLTNFSWSLPSHANMNSSDDLFRLVHKNVIRSEARGGSSRLGAVPRWPWLVFLVGSMLCLLCSTLSHLLACHSHKLNLFFWRLDYAGITLMIVSSFVPPIYYIFLCQPLWRLFYISSITTLGLLAVLTLLAPGLSTARFRPFRAALFLAMGFSGLVPAAHALWLNWDQPHCLVTLAYEVAMALFYAAGAGFYVSRVPERWKPGAFDIAGHSHQIFHVLVVAGALAHYGATLVLLDWRDRATCLHM; encoded by the exons ATGGGTTCGGTCATGGATAGAGAGGTAGTTTgcaggagaaaaggaaagggagagagggaggaatcCGTAATGGAAGGCAGGAAGGGGGATGAAGGGAAGAAGAGGTTCGAGCGTAGATTGGTGAAGTATGAGGCCTTGCCAGAGTACTTGAAGGACAATGAGTTCATATTGGATTATTACAGAGCAGAGTGGCCGTTGAAGGAAGCCATCCTCAGTATATTTTCCTGGCATAATGAGACGCTCAACATCTGGAC GCATTTGGcaggttttttccttttcttgatcCTTACCATCATTGGCCTCCTGCAAACACCAGAGCTGCTTACCAATTTCtcatg GTCTCTACCGTCTCATGCCAACATGAATAGCTCAGACGATTTGTTTCGT CTGGTCCACAAGAATGTGATACGATCAGAAGCAAGAGGAGGCAGCAGCAGGCTAGGTGCAGTGCCAAGATGGCCATGGCTAGTCTTCCTTGTGGGGTCAATGCTGTGCCTCCTCTGCAGCACCCTCTCCCACCTCCTTGCCTGCCACTCTCACAAACTAAACCTCTTCTTCTGGCGCCTTGACTATGCTGGAATCACCCTCATGATCGTCTCCTCCTTCGTCCCGCCAATCTACTATATCTTCCTCTGCCAACCGCTCTGGCGCCTCTTCTACATATCCTCCATTACCACTCTCGGGTTACTTGCCGTCCTGACACTCCTCGCTCCTGGATTGTCCACTGCACGGTTCCGGCCGTTCCGCGCAGCACTCTTCTTGGCCATGGGCTTTTCAGGCCTCGTACCTGCGGCGCATGCTCTGTGGCTCAATTGGGACCAGCCGCATTGCCTGGTGACGCTGGCTTATGAGGTGGCCATGGCCCTGTTCTATGCTGCTGGTGCTGGGTTCTACGTCAGCAGGGTGCCGGAGAGGTGGAAGCCTGGTGCCTTTGACATTGCTGGTCACAGCCACCAGATCTTTCATGTGTTGGTTGTTGCTGGAGCCCTGGCTCACTATGGTGCAACGCTGGTGCTGCTCGACTGGCGTGACCGCGCCACTTGCCTCCACATGTGA